The nucleotide sequence aaaAAGGAAGGAAATTACAATCCTTACTCCTCATTGTAAGATTCACTTGTAACAACATCTGATTCAGAGATAAAAGTGACTTCAGCCCAACCCAAACCTTTAACTTCTTTACCATTATTAACATGTAAACTGAAATCTTCGTCAGcatattgataaatataAGGCTTAGTTCCTGCAACACCGGAAACAATGTTCTTAACAAACCCAGGGACCTCTCCCATAACATCAATTCTTTGAACCAAGTTTCTTAAAGGACCTTCGACCGTAGCAGTGACCTTATCGGAATCCGGAAGATTGTTattttcaacttcttcatctgttAAAGTTGATTTGACACCCTTAAATTCCACTTTTAGATTTTTTGGGATATTCCAGCCCACAGAGTCGATTTCTGGGTTCAAATGTGATACAGTATTGTCCGTAGTCAATGCCAAAACTTCTTTATCCGACGTCAAAATACCCACAGATACCTTTGTATTAGCATATGATTTAGGAGTTGTATATTCCATTAAAACGGCAGAATAATCTTTAGAGTGAAAGTATAGGAAATTCCATGCCTTGGCAGCATGATGTGGCTTCATACCTTGGAATGCCATAACGAACATGGAGAAAGCAGGTTCCTTTTCATCAAAAGTAATCAAACGATCTTCATATATAACGtgctcttcttcatcatcttcaccCTCATCTTCGTTATTTTCATCTCTATCTTCTTCCTTGTTCGATTCTTGCTCTGCTGTATTTGTTTTATCGGCTTCAACTGGCTCCTCTTCTTTAGCTTCTTCACTTTCTCCACTCTCTGCGTTTTCTTCCTGTTCTTCctgttcttcttgttcttgagcgatcttcaatttgataGTACCATGACAAGAATTTCTTGGCCAAAACACATGTCTCATGGAACCCCATGGTTCATCAATGTTATCTCCATAATAAGTGGTTGGATCTTCACCGACTTTAGCACCAGGAGTCAATCTTATAAAAGTCAAATCAATCATGGATTGCTCGTTTACATTAGAAACAAAATGGTAAGTtgtattttcatcattcaGTTCCACAGACAAATTATCAGCATAAAAATTTGGACCTTCAATTCTGaagttttccaattttgtAGATGTCcataaatttaattcttctgGGTTCTTGGAATCGTAAATTCTGAAAGTGAATTGAGCTGCCGTGTGTATACCAATGATATTAGAATGTATAATTTGAGCGAACCCAACAATCCCAGTCTTCAAATTACTGAAATAAAAGGTCACAGTTTCAACATTTGTGTGATCTGGAGCAATCCAGAAGAAATCTTCGCGCGATGTAGAATGATATGGTTGCTTATCTTTCACTCTATCTACGACGGAATGAATACATTCCTTACCGTATTCTGGTTCAGCAATACCTGTAACTGCGGAAAGACCACCTTGAATCCACTTTAGCATTCTTTTTTTATGTGTGTGTTGTAGTAAATGATCTCTTTATAACGAACGGATCGATGTAGAGGTTTCTGAATTAAATATGTTTTTGATCTATTCAAAAGGCGACTGTAGTTCAGAGGGGTATTTCAAAAAGAAGACGTATAATGGttcaatgatttattatcagGAAGACAACGATCAgtatttcttcaattggtAGCTTTATGTATTCTAACTCAGCAATGATCTCTCCATCTCTTCAACAAAGCCCACCTTTAAATCGGTGATGAACGGGTCCAACCAAACAATCAGGAAAAGTTGATGCATTCAACGAAAAATTTGTGAAGCCGTTAAACGCGATTAACTCGTGAGCCGTGATTGTTAAAAGTTACCCGTATTTTAGTTAGGgtttataaaattaaaattaaggGCTCTAATACTCAGGGTTAGACAAAGAGAAGCCCTGTTTGCTCAATGAAACTGTGAATTTAAGGAATATAACGGTAAGATCCTGTAGCGAGGCAGCAAGCTATCAAGTATCGCTAGCATCAGGAGTTCAAGATCCGCTACATACGTGTCCTTTGAGAAGAGAAATGCTTAGGAGAATACCGAAATTAAAGCTTGGTCAATCGATAAGATCTTATATTGTCCCATCCTTAAGTCATATAACT is from Naumovozyma castellii chromosome 6, complete genome and encodes:
- the SVF1 gene encoding Svf1p (ancestral locus Anc_5.397), which produces MLKWIQGGLSAVTGIAEPEYGKECIHSVVDRVKDKQPYHSTSREDFFWIAPDHTNVETVTFYFSNLKTGIVGFAQIIHSNIIGIHTAAQFTFRIYDSKNPEELNLWTSTKLENFRIEGPNFYADNLSVELNDENTTYHFVSNVNEQSMIDLTFIRLTPGAKVGEDPTTYYGDNIDEPWGSMRHVFWPRNSCHGTIKLKIAQEQEEQEEQEENAESGESEEAKEEEPVEADKTNTAEQESNKEEDRDENNEDEGEDDEEEHVIYEDRLITFDEKEPAFSMFVMAFQGMKPHHAAKAWNFLYFHSKDYSAVLMEYTTPKSYANTKVSVGILTSDKEVLALTTDNTVSHLNPEIDSVGWNIPKNLKVEFKGVKSTLTDEEVENNNLPDSDKVTATVEGPLRNLVQRIDVMGEVPGFVKNIVSGVAGTKPYIYQYADEDFSLHVNNGKEVKGLGWAEVTFISESDVVTSESYNEE